The window AGGTCCTCAGGCACGATGCCGTTTTCGAATTGCGGCGGCAGTCCCCATTCACTGGACACCATGTAGTCACGGGGAAGATTCCACCAGAAATCGTAATGCAGTTTCTGCGGGCCGCGATCGATCTCCCATCGACCGAGGATCTCGAAGCTCTGGCAATCGAGAATGAAGATTCCGGGCGGCCCCTCGGTGCCGCTCTCGCCGGCGCCCCCCAAGGTACTAAGGTAGACGCCTTCGGGGCCGCAATGCACGGTATGGGGACGGGAGTAGCCGGTCTTGCGCATGACCTCTTCCGGCTCTATCGTCTTGACGAGTTTCGGCGCGGCCGGATCGGGATGGGTATCGACGATGTAGATGCGCGACGAGCGAATGCCGGGAATGATCAGATACCGCCGTCGAAGCTCTGCATGTGCGGAGAGAGGCGACAGTGCGGAACTGCAGGCATTCCAGCCGAAATGATGAAACTCGTCTCCGGCATGCGGCATGTCTAGCCGGTGCAGAACGGAACCATAGGTTTTCGATGCGGGATCGACATCCACCACCGCAAGCGCGTCGGGCCGGGACCGATCCGGCGACAACAACGCAGTGTAGGAAAGATGCTCGGCTTCAGCCTCCATTGCCAGCTTTGGCGATGGATAGAAGCTGGGATCGGGACGCAATGTTTCCAGCATGGCTGCCCTCCTTCTCGGCGCAGTGATGACTCCTGACAATTCAGCCTTGCATCACCGTTCGCGCCAATTTTCATCCTGTACGTTGCACCCTCCGATGTCAAGCAAGGCGTGACTTGGATAACGTGCTCCGTACGGGGCACGATCCCTGGTTCTTCCGCAACGTTTTCCTGCGTTACGATCTTGTGCTGCGCACCGGCATGAAAGCAATGCATGACTGGCCGAAAGAAAACTGAAGCAACTTGCAGGAGGCGATGATTTCCTGCCTGGGTGAAGCGGCTGTTCCGGTTTTCTTCCCAAGATTTGAGAAATCGTTGATCCAACTGTCAATTGGATTTCGACAAGCGTGTACTGTAAAAAGACCATTCCAACAAAGAAGGAGCGAACCATGAACGACGAGACATTCAATCTGAGCTTGCGCAAGTTCTTGAAGATGGTGGGTGTGAGTTCTCAAGGGGAAATTGAAAAGGCGGTCGCACGCGCACTGGCTGAAAAGGCAATTAATGGGGCCGAGACCTTGCCGGCAACGATGACCCTCGACATTCCCGGTATCCACCTGAACGTAAAGTTCGAGGGGAAAATCGCACTGGAGTAGCCGACGTTTTCGGACTGGAAGAGTCTTACTCAGGTCCAAGCGGCTGCTCTTGGCCGCGCAGGTCCGTACCTGGAGAGTTGCAAGCGCGGAACTGCAACTGCGCGACCGTGTAAGCTGTCGTCATGGACTCCCTAATTGCCGCCTCCGCACGCGCACTTGCCACCGGCGACGCGCTCGGCGCCCTGAAGCGGGTCGCCCTGCGCGACGACCCGCCGGCACTGGCCTTGCGCGGCATCGCCATGGCACAGCTCGGTGAGCACCCGCGCGCCCGCGAACTCCTTCGGCGCGCTGCCCGTGGCTTCGGCACCCACGAGGAACTGGCGCGCGCTCGCTGCGTCGTTGCGGAGGCCGAGGTGGCGCTGGCCATGCGCGACCTCGGCGGCTCGCCGCGCTCGCTGGCGGCAGCCTCGGCAACGCTTGAGGCGCATGCCGATCGCGCCAACGCGCTGCACGCGCGGCTCATTGCAGCGCGCCGGCTCTTGCTGCTCGGCCGCCTCGACGAGGCTGCGGCCGCACTAGCGCGGCTTGATGCGCGTGACCTGCCCCCGTCGCTGGTGGCGGTGGCCGAGCTGACCGCGGCCGAGCTTGCGCTACGCTCGCTGCACATTGGCGCGGCGCGGACGGCGCTCGCACGTGCGCACGAAGCGGCCGATCGCGCACGCGTTCCAGCGCTCCTGGCCGAAGTGGCGGAAGCGCGGGCTGCTCTGGAGCGCCCTGCCGCCCGACGCCTCGACGCCGCCGGCGAACAAGCGCTGCGCCTCGACGAGGTCTCGGCGCTCCTGGCCTCGGAGGCGCTGGTGGTCGACGCCTGTCGTCACCGGCTGGGCGTCGGCACCGCGTGGCAGCCGCTGGCGCGCCGGCCGGTGCTGTTCGCGTTGGCGCGCGCGCTCGCCGAGGCATGGCCTGGCGATGCCGACCGGGAAGCCCTGATCGCATGCGCATTCCGAATACGACGCCCCAACGAGTCACATCGGGCGCGCCTAAGGGTCGAGATCGGCCGTCTGCGCGCGCTCGTCACGGCGCTGGCACATATCGAAGCCACCGCACGAGGCTTCGTTCTCCGGCCGCGCGGTGAACGCGCCGTCGTCGTGCTGGCGCCCCCCATCGACGGCGATCAGGCATCGCTGGTGGCATTGCTCTCCGATGGCGCGCCGTGGTCGACCTCTGCCCTGGCACTCGCCTTGGGGGCGAGCCAGCGTACCGTCCAGCGCGCACTCGCCGAGCTTGAGGCCGTCGGACGGGTGCGCTCAATCGGGCGGGCGCGGGCGCGTCGCTGGCTGTCGCCACCGCTGGCAGAATTCACGACGATCTTGTTACTCCCGGCTGCGCTGTCGATTGTGTAGAGTTGTCTTACGGCGCCTACCCAGGCGCGCCACAAGGAGCCATCAATGACCAGCAAGACAAGCAAAGACACACCCCGGGCCACGGCGTGTGCAGCCGAGATCGTACGCGAGTATGGTCCTTTCGCCGGCGCCGACCGCGTACACGGCGTTACCTACGATGGCCAGCATGTCTGGGCCGCCACCGGAACCAGATTGATTGCCTTCGATCCCGAGAGCGGCGAGTCCAGGCGCACGCTCGACCGCGCCTGCGATGCCGGCACCGCCTTCGACGGCAAGTACCTCTATCAGATTGCCGAGGCACGCATCGACAAGATCGATCCCGCCACCGGCGACGTGGTGGCATCGATCCCGGCGCCCGGCCACGGGCTCGACTCGGGGCTTACCTGGGCAGAAGGTAGTCTGTGGGTAGGCCAGTACCGGGATCGCAAGATCCACCAGATCGACCCGGCGACCGGCGCCATCAGGCGCACCATCGAGTCCAACCGCTTCGTCACCGGCGTGACCTGGGTCGACGGCGAGCTGTGGCACGGAACCTGGGAAGGAGATGACAGCGACATCCGCCGAATCGACCCGCAGAGCGGCGCCGTGCTCGAGCGGCTCGAGCTGCCGCGCGGTACCGGGGTCAGCGGGCTCGAATCCGACGGAGCCGATCTCTTTTATTGCGGCGGCGGAGAGAGCGGAAAGGTCCGCGCCGTGCGGCGTCCGAAAGGCGCATCGGACTCAGCACCTTAGGACCCGCTTCTGTCAGCCGACCGAAGACGAGCGCACCCGCCACCAGAATGGTTGGAGCGGCGCATTGACGAAACGATGAAACGCAAACGGCTCTTCGAGCCAAGGAGCAGTCCATGAACACCCCCATTGACGAAGTGAGCACCATGAACCATCCCGTCGTGTCCAGGGACAGATGGATTGCCGAGCGCAAGACGCTGCTGGCGCACGAAAAGGAACTGACGCGCCTGCACGACCAGATCGCCCGCGAGCGTCGCGCTTTGCCATGGGTACACATTGATAAGAACTATGTCTTCGACGGGCTCGAAGGCCGGCGCACGCTCGCCGACCTGTTCGAAGGGCGACGCCAGCTGCTGGTGCAGCACTTCATGTTCGGCCCGGGGTGGGAGCAAGGTTGCAAGAGCTGCTCCTTCATGGCCGACCACATCGACGGCATGAACGTGCACCTGGCGCATCGCGACGTCACGCTACTGGTCGTCTCGCGCGCGCCGCTGGCCGAGATCGAGCGCTTTCGCCAGCGCATGGGCTGGCAATTCAAGTGGGTGTCCTCGCATGGCAGCGACTTCAACCACGATTTCGGCGTCAGCTTCACGCCGGAAGAACAAGCCAAGGGCGAGGTCCCCTACAACTACGTCATGCAGTCGTTCCCGATGGAAGAAGCGCCTGGCATCAGCATTTTCTACAAGGACTACGCTGGCGAAATCTTTCACACCTACTCGACCTATGGACGCGGCGTGGAGGTGATGATGGGCACGTATAACCTGCTCGATCTCACACCCAAGGGCCGTGATGAACACAATTCGGTCGACACCATGGATTGGGTGCGGCACCACGATCGCTACGAGCCGGTACCGGTCGCGAAGCCGGCGCCTGCGGCCAGCTCGTGCTGCCATGCGCGCGCCTGAAGGACGACACCCTCATTCAGAGGGCGCTCCGGCTTAGCTCCTGATTGCCACCCTGGCCGCAGCCAGATCCCATGCTGCCTGGCCGACCGTCTTGAAAACAGGAATAGCCGTTGGATGTGGCACTTTGCCTGAAAGGAGGTCGCCCAATTGGACGACACCAGTCCAATCGACGTTTGCCTGAATCAGGTCGCCGGCCTCATGCTTCGCACCATCCAAGTCGTCGACAATAATTTGCCGGGCATGCAGCAGCTCAGGCGGAAACTCCGCCATATTCGGCTTGAATGCACCTACTCCAATGGCAAGTGTACTGGGTGGGATCTTTGCCGGAATCACCGGAACAGTCGAGGTCGTCAGCGCGATGATTACGTCGGTTTCTGGGACCTCCTGCTTGAGCGATTCGGCGGCAAACGCCTGCACATTCAATCCCCCATGCCGTTGTCCCAGAGCAGATGCAAACGATTCGGCACCTGCGTGGGTAAAGCCGGCAATCCAGAACTTCGACACACCGAAATACTCGACGAGTGCATCAGCATGGGCGGCGGCTTGCGTCCCGGTGCCAATGATGAGCGCTGAGGCAGGCTTTTGGCGAGCCAGCGTTTCAATACCCAGGAGCGTCATGGCAGCAGTCCTGCGGGCAGTGACCGTGGGGCCGTCCAGCAGGGCAAGCCTGCGGCCTGTCGCCGTATCAAAGACCACGACTTCACCTTGAATTGCTGGCAGTTGGTGTTGGGCGTTGTTGCCGTGAACGGTGATCAGCTTGGTGGCACTGACGTCACTGCCGATTGCGGGCATGCATAACAGCACGCTGGCGGCGTCAATGGTCACTACTTGGCGTTCCGGCGCAACAATAGTGCCGGCGGCCAGTTCCTTGGCTGCTTCGGCAACAGCGGGAACGAGTTTGGAATAAGGAAGTGCCTGGACCGTCTGGTCTCGATTGAAAATTTGCATGAGACGTCATTATCGAAAGAAGAAACCAGTGGGGAACGGGTCGGAGTCCTCCAACACCCACTGATTGAAACCGCTGATGTGCGCGGTGCCCGTGACTTCTGTGATGGCTGCGTCAAGCTCGCCGACCCGTGCAGATTCGGTCACGCGGACCGTGAAGCTACTGCCGACGATACTGCCGTTGACGTAGGCCTGATCAAGCGGAAGTGCGCCGCGCAAATAAAGCTGTGCGGCGCGTCCCGACGTGCCTGTTCCGGTAGGAGAGCGGTCAACCTCCCGATCAGCGAAGATACAGACATTCGACTGGTCAACGCCAGCCCGATTTGGCGCGCCGTCGATGATGGTCCCATACAGCTCGTTCAGGCCTGGTTCCAGTGGATGCTGGATCTTGACCTTGGCTTTCACGGCCGCTTTCGTTTCAGCGCCAAGCTGGATCAGTGAGCGGACCAGATCGGGCCGGATTTCAAGGCCAGCCTGTTTGCCATTGATGTAGTAATAGAACGCCCCGCCGAAGACAATGTCGCCGACGATACGCCCAAACGATGGTGTGTCAACTTCAACATCCCGCATGAGGATGAAGGCAGGAACGTTCCTGAACGTGACCGCACCGGCGCGTACTCCATCCCATTCGACGTGAGCCTCGATGAAGCCAGCCGGCGAGTCGAAACCGATACGCGTGGTCGGGCTCTGTCGTTCGACATAACCCATTTCGACCAGCACTTTGCCCAGTGCGATGATGCCGTGACCGCACATGTCGCTATACCCCTCGTTGTGAATGAAAATCACACCGAAGTCCGCATCAGGCGTCGTAGGCGGGAGCAAGTACGCGCCATACATATCCGCGTGGCCGCGTGGTTCGTTCATCAGGAACTGCCGGAGGTCATCCCGGTTTTCCTTGAGCCATGCGCGTTTTTCCAGGATGTTCTTCCCGGGTATCGGCGGCATGCCGGATGTGAGAATGCGCAACGGCTCGCCGCCGGTATGTGCGTCAATGGTTTGGATCGTACGAAGAAAATTGAGCATTGTTCACTTGTCATTGAATATGTGGAGGGGTTTGCACCCCGACGCATTTGGTTTTAGTATAACCAGATTGGTATTTATATAGAGCCAAATATAATATGTTTATTGATAGCGGCCACAAACTTTCTGCTTCCCTAAAGGCCCCTCAGCTATACGAATTGGTAGCTGAGCGACTGAAAAACCTGATTCTTGATGGGACGTACCCGCCTGGAACGCGCCTTCCGGCTGAGCGCCAATTGGCATCGTCGTTGGGCGTAGGACGCGCCGCTGTGCGTGAAGCAATGGCGGAACTGGTGAATCAAGGCGTCATCCAGACCAAGCGAAATTCCGGATCGTATGTCTTGCAAGAAGCAATGGAGGTGATCCGGCAGACAAAGGCAGTTGTAAGCCCAGACACCAGCCCTTTGTCGACCTTGGCGGCTAGATTAGCGATCGAGCCGTTGATTGCTCAATTTGCCGCGGCGATTGGGAAACGTGATGCGGAGCTGGAGCGGCTTTTAGACTTGATGGAATCAGTCAGCAACTTGGCTGATCCGAGACAACGGCACGAATGGAATGAGCACGATCGGCAATTCCATGAGCGAATTGCGTTGATGACTGCAAACCCCGTCATGATTGGTATTGCCAACGTGATCGCGACTGCCGTGGACGAGCCGTTATGGCGGCAGCTACGCGATACTGGCATTCATGATCCCGCTCGCGCCCGTCTGTATGTGTATGAACACCGGTTGATTTATGAAGCCATTGCAACCGGCAACCAGGAAGCGGCCGGCTTTTATGTTCGGCAACATCTGGAACGAGTTCAAAAGGACATGCTCACTTTTGGCTAGGAGTCTTCCACTCGCTGCCTGGTGATATCGACCCGTTATAGCCTTTGGACTTTCCTAAAAGCGGACGTTTAACGCCTGAATTAAGCCGAGCCCTTCTATACCCACCGCTTCACGGCATCTGCAGTGTCGCTTGGCTTGGTGTTGAAGCAAATCCGCGCGTCAGGTGCGTACTCATGAATGATATTGATGATCTTCTCAAAGAGAAGAAAGTGCGTGTCAACTGTCCTAACTCCCGCACCAACCATGACGCAGTCGTATTTCTTGGCCTTCAGCTCGTTCCGTAGCACGTCCTCTGCTGTATCGCCAAAGTCAGTAAGGCAAAGCGAAGCGTCATACCCTAGTGCGGCAAGGCTCCTTACTCCGGTGTTTAGCCCTTCCAAGACCTTGTCCGCGTTCAAGCCAGGGAAGGCTGCGAAGTCAGGAGCGGAGAAGTCAATCAACTGAGGCTGCAGGCCAACAATTAGCACGTGCTTCGAGGTTGTCATGGTTTGTTCCTACGTGATGAGCATGAAGCCCAGATGATGACGGTGAGACGCGTCGTTTAACACGAACACCCTGCAGGCTCATAACCCGCATTCCTATTCGCTTTCCGCCGATTGCCTGTATCCATCCACAGGTTTAACAGAACCGACAAACCACGCAATGTAACAGGGCCAGAGAAGCGTCACATTTATAGCATATCTGGCTTGCAGGAATGGCCCGCTTTATGGAATACCAGTAACTGACAGCAATTGGCCGGCGTATGCCTCATCGAGCCTCGACTTTTCCGGAAAGCGGACACGGTAACGATTGAGAGCGTTGGAAATTCCGAGTTGTTGCCAAATAACGGAGCAAGCTTTTAGTCGTCACATAAGCTCCAGTTTGCATAAAACGGTCAGATATGTGCCGGGCCTTCCAACATCTATACAAAGTAGTTTTGTAGCGTCCGGTCAGGCCATTTCGGTTTCCGGCCTCTTTACGGTAGTAACGAGCTTGCTCATCGCAATCATTGCGGGGCGTTTCGACCGACGCCATGTACTCATCCATATTTCCGTTGCCGCAACGCTGATAGGCGACAGGCTCAGAGCGCGCAGATGATGGTACTTGCATCTATCGATTCAGTGCGGCAATAAAGCCGTAACAGGCAACTTGCCTTTGATGTGAGGATGGCTAAGCTGACTTGTTATCGGTGCGATACGGTGTGAATCACGGCTCATCACAGGGCCTGTTTTCTCGACGATCTTAGGAGCAACACAATGACCGAATTCAATCCGTCACGGTGGAATTTACTCAAAGCCACTGCAGTGGCGACCAGCGGCGCCGCGATCGTAGGACGGCTGGCCCCCGAGGCAGGAGCTGCACCTGTCGCGCAACCGGCACAGCCGCCGCAGGCGACGACGCCAGCAACCATGAACGTTCTACTGCGTGTCAACGGTACCGAACACCAGTTGATGATCGATCCGCGCATCACGCTTCTCGATGCACTACGTGAATGCCTGCATCTGACCGGCAGCAAGAAAGGATGCGACCAGGGCCAGTGCGGCGCCTGCACCGTCATTGTCGACGGGCGCCGCATCACCTCTTGCCTCGCGCTGGCCGTGATGCAGCAAGGACATGACATCACGACGATCGAGGGCTTGGGGACGCCGGTGAATCTGCATCCCATGCAGGCGGCCTTCATCAAGCACGACGGCTACCAATGCGGCTTCTGTACGCCTGGCCAGATCTGCTCTGCCGTTGCCATGCTTGATGAAGTCAAAGCCGGAATCCCTAGTCATGCCACCACCGATCTGACCCAGCCGCCTGCAGCGACGACCGAAGAGTTTCGTGAGCGGATGAGCGGCAACATCTGCCGGTGCGGTGCTTATTCGAATATTCAGGAGGCGATCGCTGAGGTCGCGGGGGTGAAAGCATGAAGCCTTTTACCTATGAGAGAGCTGCCTCGCCCGCCGAAGCGGCGGCGGCAGCGGCCCGGACCACAGGGGCAAGGTTTATTGCCGGCGGTACCAACCTGCTCGACCTGATGAAGCTGCAAATCGAAACGCCATCGCATTTGATCGATGTGAATGACCTTGGCCTGGACAAGATCGAGCAAACCATGGAGGGCGGATTGCGGATCGGTGCGCTGGTGCGCAATACCGATCTGGCTGCAGATGAGCGCGTGCGGCGCGACTACGCTGTGTTGTCACGTGCGCTGCTTTCCGGCGCATCGGGTCAGTTGCGCAATCAGGCCACAACGGCTGGAAACCTGCTTCAGCGTACCCGGTGCCCTTATTTCTACGACACCAATCAGCCATGCAACAAACGCCAGCCCGGCACTGGCTGCGGGGCAATTGGCGGATATAGCCGGCATCACGCCATCGTCGGTACAAGCGATGCTTGCATTGCCACGCACCCAAGCGATATGGCAGTGGCGATGCGTGTGCTCGATGCGGCCGTCGAGACGATGCGCCCTAACGGATCAACGCGCACCATTCCGATTGCCGACTTTCACCGCCTGCCTCGCAATACGCCGCATATTGAGAATGCACTTGAGCCGGGTGAATTGATCACTGCCGTCACGCTGCCCCAGCCAGTGGGCGGCACGCAGGTGTACCGGAAGGTACGTGACCGCGCTTCCTATGCTTTTGCGCTGGTGTCGGTGGCGGCCATCGTTCAGCAGGATGGCACCGGGAGGGTCGCGCTCGGGGGCGTTGCACACAAGCCATGGCGGGTGGAAGGCGCCGAACATGACATGCCGCGTGGAGCAAGGGCCGTCACAAGCCGGCTTCTCGCCGACGCACGCACGACGCACAACAACGCATTCAAGGTTCCCCTGGTAGAGCGCACGCTCGCGTCCATCCTTAACAAAGCATAGGTTTGAGCCATGAAATTCGACACTCCTGCCGGTAATAATCCGATCGACCAGCTCAAAGTCATCGGACAGCCTGTTGATCGCATCGATGGCCCGCCCAAGACGACCGGAACAGCCCCCTATGCCTATGACCGATACGACGTGGTGCCGAATCAGGCATACGGGTATGTGCTGGGCTCGGCGATCGCGAAAGGCCGTATTCTTTCAATGGACCTGACGGCCGCAAAAACATCTCCGGGCGTCATTACTATCGTCAACGCGCAAAATGCCGGAAAGCTTGTGAAAGGCGATTTGAATACCGCCCGGTTATTGGGTGGACCTGACATTCAACACTACCACCAGGCCATTGCAGTAGTTGTTGCCGAGACCTTTGAGCAGGCACGCGCAGCGGCCGAGCTTGTACGCGTGGACTACGTACGTTCAAAGGGCACGTATGACCTGACTGCGGTAAAGGGCAAGGCGACCCCGGCGGACGTCTTTAACGCCGCTGGAGAAACGTCGGTTGGCAACTTCATGGGTTCCTTCGCTCCAGCGGCTGTACAGCTGGATGCGATGTATTCGACTGCGCACGAATCCCACTCTATGCTGGAGCCGCATGCAACAGTTGCTGCTTGGGACGGCGGCGAGCTGACCTTGTGGACCTCCAATCAGATGATCGCCTGGGCCGTGAGCGACATGGCTAAGACGCTGGGAATATCGAAGGAAAAGATCCGTGTCCTCTCACCCTACGTCGGTGGCGGCTTCGGCGCGAAACTCTTCCTGCGCTCCGATGCTTTGATGGCGGCGCTCGCAGCCCGCGCCGCCCGGCGTCCCGTCAAAGTCGCATTACAGCGTGCCCTGATTCCAAACAATACGGTTCACCGCTCGGCGACGATCCAGCGCGTGCGGATCGGCGCCACCAGGGATGGAAAGATTACTGCCATCGGACATGAAAGCTGGTCCGGCAACCTGCCGGGCGGCGGTCTTGAGGCTGGCGCCGTGCAGACGCGGGCGCTCTATGCAGGAGCCAACCGCATGACATCGAACCGGCTTGCAGTGCTCGACCTTCCCGAAGCGAATGCAATGCGTGCGCCAAACGAGGCCCCCGGCCTTGCAGTATTGGAAATTGCGATGGACGAGATGGCCGAAAAACTGGCGATGGACCCCATTGATTTTCGCATCAGGAACGATACGCAAGTGGTTCCGGATTTCCCGGCCACACCTGGATCAAGCGACCCGCAGTCCAAGAAAGCGGAGCAGACGGAAAAACCCAATCCGCATCCGCCGTTCTCGAAGCGGCAACTGGTGCAGTGCTTCCAGATCGGCGCGCAACGCTTTGGCTGGGACAGGCGCAATCCGAAACCGGGTCAGGTGCGCGATGGGCGATGGTTCATCGGAATGGGAGTGGCATCGGCCTTCCGCGACAATCTCGTGACTAAGTCGGCGGCAAGGGTGCGATTGGACAATCAGGGCGCCGTGACCGTTGAAACCGACATGACGGATATCGGGACCGGCAGCTATACCATCATTGCGCAGACGGCGGCCGAGATGTTGGGCGTACCGTTGAACAAGGTAAGAGTGCGATTGGGTGATTCGAGCTTTCCGGTGTCATGCGGCTCGGGCGGACAATGGGGTGGCAACAGCTCAACCTCCGGCGTTTATGCGGCTTGCATGAAACTGCGCGAAGCGGTCGCACAGAAGGCAGGACTCAGCGCCACCGACGCCGTCTTCTCAGATGGCCACATCCGGTCGGGGTCGCGCAGCATTGCGCTGGCCGACCTGGCTGGTGGCCGGGGTCTCGTTGCGGAGGATGTGATCGAATTTGACAAGCTGAACGCGCAATACCAGCAATCGACCTTCGGTGCGCACTTCGTCGAGGTCGGTGTCGATGCTGTGACCGGAGAGATCCGCGTGCGGCGCATGCTCGCAGTCTGTGCGGCAGGACGCATCCTCAATCCCAAGACAGCGCGCAGCCAGGTGATTGGTGCCATGACCATGGGTGTGGGAGCCGCACTGATGGAACATCTGGCGGTGGATACCCGGTATGGCTTCTTCGTCAATCATGACCTCGCCGGATATGAGGTTCCCGTGCACGCCGACATTCCCCATCAGGAGGTGATTTTCCTCGATGAGACCGATCCCGTTTCATCTCCGATGAAGGCAAAAGGCGTCGGAGAACTCGGCATGTGCGGTATCGCGGCAGCCGTGGCGAACGCGGTCTACAACGCCACGGGGGTGCGGGTGCGCGATTACCCAATCACGCTTGACAAACTGATCGAGAAAATGCCGCCGCCAGTCTGAACTGGATTTTTCAGCACAGCCGAAGCCAGCGGCGGCGCGAGCGCCTGCTGCAGCACTTTGACTTCACGCATGACGAACCCGTTCAGGCCAGCTGGAATACTGCATAGTTCTACTGCGTCACAAAACATCACTGTCCATTTCCCTCCCCCTACGCCGGGCGCCCCTGCAAGGGGGAGCACGTTCGTGACGCAGTAGGAATAGAAGCGCAGCAATTTCTACCCAAGGTCATGTACTGAAATTCCGTGTATTGAAACCGCGCGACATCGGAACCGTTGCGTGACCATGACAGGACACATCGTTTTAACTTCAACAATCTACTAGGAGAAAGACATGACGCATCTCAGCATCCGGGTATTGCCGCTCATCCTGCTTGCCTCATCGGGTTTATATGCGGGCGCAGCCAGTTCTGCAAATGAAACACCCCGACCTGAAAATGCCAGGCAGCCGCAGGTGATCACCCGGCCTGGATCTCAGGCCTCCGTCAAAGGCCCGCCTGAGTACTTCACTGGCAGCGTCCGTGTCGATCCTATGTTTGCGGCGAAAGATCCTGCTCCTTACTCTGGTGCGATGGTGACCTTCGAGCCCGGCGCCCGGTCCGCATGGCATACGCATCCTGCTGGCCAATATCTGGTTGTGACCTCAGGCGTGGGCTGGACCCAGGAATGGGGTGGGTCGGTGGCGGAGATCCGTGCCGGCGACGTGATCTGGTGTCCGCCCGGTGTCAAACACTGGCATGGTGCCGCGCCTACAACGGCAATGTCACATATCGCACTCACGGGAACGCTCAACGGCAAGAACGTTGAATGGATGGAGAAAGTCAGCGACGAGCAATACCGCAAATGAGACGGATAGTCAAAGTCAGGCCAGGACATTGAAAGGTTACGGATATGAACGCTTTTACTGCAACCGCCACGTTAATCATGCTCATGGCTACGGCCTCGGTGCATGGACAGGCGTCAGCTTCAGGAAAGGGGATAACTACCATGCAATCGCTGGATGATGTCCGGGCGGTCGCACCGGCTCTAGAAAAGTACGGGCAAGGCCGACTTTTTGGCGAAGTATGGAGGCGTCTCGATTTGTCGCCGCGAGACCGCAGTGTCGTCACGATGGCAGCCCTCATCGCGCGGAACCAGCCGGCTGAGATGCAGTACCACCTCAATCTGGCGCTCGATAACGGCGTCAAGCCTGGCGAAATCTCCGAGATCATCACACATCTCGCCTTCTACGCCGGGTGGGGAAACGCGATGGCTGCCGTGAGTCATGCGCAAGAAGTCTTCTCCGGGCGCAGTATCAAGGCCGACCAGCTGCCTCCCGCCACAGACAAGCCCCTCCCACTTGATAAAGCTGCGGAGGCACAACGGGCAGCGCGAGTCGAGCAAGACTTCGGTGCAGTGTCTCCAGGAGTTGTTCAGTACACAGCCGAGGTCTTGTTCCGCGATTTGTGGCTGCGTCCCGGTCTTGCACCGCGTGACCGCAGCCTGATAACGGTAAGCGCGCTCATTGCCTCCGGGCAGGTCGCACAGGTTCCGTATCACCTGAATCGAGCAAT is drawn from Noviherbaspirillum saxi and contains these coding sequences:
- a CDS encoding FAD binding domain-containing protein; amino-acid sequence: MKPFTYERAASPAEAAAAAARTTGARFIAGGTNLLDLMKLQIETPSHLIDVNDLGLDKIEQTMEGGLRIGALVRNTDLAADERVRRDYAVLSRALLSGASGQLRNQATTAGNLLQRTRCPYFYDTNQPCNKRQPGTGCGAIGGYSRHHAIVGTSDACIATHPSDMAVAMRVLDAAVETMRPNGSTRTIPIADFHRLPRNTPHIENALEPGELITAVTLPQPVGGTQVYRKVRDRASYAFALVSVAAIVQQDGTGRVALGGVAHKPWRVEGAEHDMPRGARAVTSRLLADARTTHNNAFKVPLVERTLASILNKA
- the paoC gene encoding aldehyde oxidoreductase molybdenum-binding subunit PaoC — translated: MKFDTPAGNNPIDQLKVIGQPVDRIDGPPKTTGTAPYAYDRYDVVPNQAYGYVLGSAIAKGRILSMDLTAAKTSPGVITIVNAQNAGKLVKGDLNTARLLGGPDIQHYHQAIAVVVAETFEQARAAAELVRVDYVRSKGTYDLTAVKGKATPADVFNAAGETSVGNFMGSFAPAAVQLDAMYSTAHESHSMLEPHATVAAWDGGELTLWTSNQMIAWAVSDMAKTLGISKEKIRVLSPYVGGGFGAKLFLRSDALMAALAARAARRPVKVALQRALIPNNTVHRSATIQRVRIGATRDGKITAIGHESWSGNLPGGGLEAGAVQTRALYAGANRMTSNRLAVLDLPEANAMRAPNEAPGLAVLEIAMDEMAEKLAMDPIDFRIRNDTQVVPDFPATPGSSDPQSKKAEQTEKPNPHPPFSKRQLVQCFQIGAQRFGWDRRNPKPGQVRDGRWFIGMGVASAFRDNLVTKSAARVRLDNQGAVTVETDMTDIGTGSYTIIAQTAAEMLGVPLNKVRVRLGDSSFPVSCGSGGQWGGNSSTSGVYAACMKLREAVAQKAGLSATDAVFSDGHIRSGSRSIALADLAGGRGLVAEDVIEFDKLNAQYQQSTFGAHFVEVGVDAVTGEIRVRRMLAVCAAGRILNPKTARSQVIGAMTMGVGAALMEHLAVDTRYGFFVNHDLAGYEVPVHADIPHQEVIFLDETDPVSSPMKAKGVGELGMCGIAAAVANAVYNATGVRVRDYPITLDKLIEKMPPPV
- a CDS encoding cupin domain-containing protein, with the translated sequence MTHLSIRVLPLILLASSGLYAGAASSANETPRPENARQPQVITRPGSQASVKGPPEYFTGSVRVDPMFAAKDPAPYSGAMVTFEPGARSAWHTHPAGQYLVVTSGVGWTQEWGGSVAEIRAGDVIWCPPGVKHWHGAAPTTAMSHIALTGTLNGKNVEWMEKVSDEQYRK
- a CDS encoding carboxymuconolactone decarboxylase family protein is translated as MNAFTATATLIMLMATASVHGQASASGKGITTMQSLDDVRAVAPALEKYGQGRLFGEVWRRLDLSPRDRSVVTMAALIARNQPAEMQYHLNLALDNGVKPGEISEIITHLAFYAGWGNAMAAVSHAQEVFSGRSIKADQLPPATDKPLPLDKAAEAQRAARVEQDFGAVSPGVVQYTAEVLFRDLWLRPGLAPRDRSLITVSALIASGQVAQVPYHLNRAMDNGLTQPQASEMLTHLAFYAGWPNVFSALPVAKSVFDKRPLQQPSNGMAISSHAPDLLKAI